A section of the Hemibagrus wyckioides isolate EC202008001 linkage group LG04, SWU_Hwy_1.0, whole genome shotgun sequence genome encodes:
- the LOC131351637 gene encoding high choriolytic enzyme 1-like, with translation MKVLSDYLTSCNEICPIAELSVGELIERANTNLRRSADEPELVELDIAVPKDSERNADPCTSSGCMWPKSSDGKVYVPYVILNHYSSSELQVIQRGLDSFSSFSCIRFIRRSSQRDYLSIESRNGCYSYVGRRGYGQTVSLARSGCVYHKTVQHELLHALGFNHEQTRSDRDSYIRVGWENIQSGMEHNFNKIATLNQGTPYDYNSVMQYHRTAFSKNGQPTMIPIPNPNVPFGQATQMSQHDITRLNNLYKC, from the exons atgaaagttTTATCAGATTATCTGACATCTTGCAATGAAATATGTCCAATAGCTGAGCTTTCTGTGGGAGAGCTGATCGAGAGAGCGAACACTAACCTcc gccgTAGTGCTGATGAACCTGAGCTGGTTGAATTAGACATCGCTGTGCCTAAAGACTCAGAGAGAAATGCTGACCCCTGCACGTCTTCAGGCTGCATGTGGCCAAAGTCTAGTGATGGAAAAGTCTACGTGCCCTACGTCATCCTCAACCActact CGAGCAGCGAGCTTCAGGTTATTCAGCGTGGTCTGgactccttctcctccttctcctgcaTCCGCTTCATACGCCGCTCTAGCCAGAGAGACTACCTCAGCATCGAGTCTCGCAACGG ATGCTACTCGTACGTCGGACGTCGTGGTTACGGACAGACGGTGTCTCTGGCCCGCAGTGGGTGTGTCTATCACAAGACCGTCCAGCACGAGCTTCTCCACGCCCTGGGCTTCAACCATGAACAAACCCGCAGCGATCGTGACAGCTACATCCGTGTCGGCTGGGAGAACATCCAGAGCG GCATGGAGCACAACTTCAACAAGATTGCCACCCTGAACCAGGGAACTCCGTACGACTACAACTCCGTCATGCAGTACCACAG AACTGCTTTCTCTAAGAATGGCCAGCCCACCATGATCCCCATCCCCAACCCCAATGTGCCCTTTGGCCAGGCCACTCAGATGAGCCAACACGACATCACCAGGCTCAACAATCTCTATAAATGCT AG